One Legionella hackeliae DNA segment encodes these proteins:
- the cydX gene encoding cytochrome bd-I oxidase subunit CydX has product MWYFSWILGTGLACTFAVLNAMWLELRLSDKDKEQNSAN; this is encoded by the coding sequence ATGTGGTATTTTTCATGGATCTTAGGTACAGGCTTAGCCTGTACCTTTGCAGTTTTAAATGCAATGTGGCTTGAGCTTAGACTTAGCGATAAGGATAAAGAACAAAACTCAGCCAATTAA
- a CDS encoding efflux RND transporter permease subunit translates to MISKFFIERPVLANVIALLLVFLGIIAIAVLPVSQYPAIVPPTIQVTTNYPGADAKTLIKTVALPIEQQVNGVEDMLYMQSTSTNSGNYTLIVTFAIGTDLNYAQVLVQNRVQAAMAQLPQAVQQQGVVVQQKSTAILQFITLTSEHGEYDGLFLDSYAAINMQDELARLPGVGNVIIFGSGTYAMRVWLDPKKMLAFSLTPRDVLNAISNQNKEVSAGQIASPPVVGKQSYQFTVNVPGQLANPDEFGEIIIKSVASQADEDADASSSAQVVRIRDVGRVELGSSSYSQLAKLNGKPTAAIGIFQLPGANALQVAEEVRKTVAKMAKKFPPGMKYSIPFDTTIFVKASVSEVYKTLFEAGILVLLVIVVFLQNFRATLVPATTVPVTIIGTFFAMFLMGYSINLLTLFALVLAIGIVVDDAIVIVEGVTQHIERGMAPKEASIETMRELFGPIIGITLVLMAVFVPAGFMPGLTGSMYAQFALVIAATALISAINAMTLKPTQCALWLKPIDPNKPKNIFFRTFDRFYNPIEERYVRFIGRLVNRSASACLVGIILVAVAIFGITRIPTGFIPLEDQGYLILSVLLPDGATLDRTDNILNRLTKEVSKVGGVENVIAIDGISLLDNNSSLANSGVIYIIFKDWSVRGKGEDLRTLYTKFSNIAANTTDAKVLVVVPPPIQGLGLSGGFQMQIELQDGSFDYIKLQKATDQVVKYGMLQPPLQKLMTSFRAAVPQVLAPINRVKAESLGVAVGDAFDTLQTYLGSSYVNLFTKFGQVFQVYVQADASSRMSVEDVRNYYVKNAAGDMVPLGTLTDINNTIGPALISLYNLYPSSSINGIAATGFSSGQAIQSMEDLAHKLLPAGLSFEWTSTAYQEKVAGNLSYFIFALSLVLVYMILAGQYENWFTPAAVILCVPLTLIGTVLALSSLGLDNNMYTQIGLLLLIALAAKNAILIVEVAREQRLLHNKSAIEAAVLGAKTRFRPILMTSFAFIMGVLPLVFATGAGANARRSIGIAVCSGMLASTCLAVVFVPAFYVFIQSWQDRKQSKKANALVNKKGNQDNTTSDI, encoded by the coding sequence ATGATTTCTAAATTTTTTATTGAACGGCCTGTATTAGCCAATGTAATTGCACTTTTATTAGTGTTTCTTGGCATAATTGCCATCGCTGTTTTACCCGTCTCGCAATATCCAGCGATTGTTCCGCCAACAATTCAAGTGACAACGAATTATCCTGGTGCGGATGCAAAAACATTGATTAAAACGGTTGCTCTCCCTATTGAACAGCAAGTCAATGGGGTTGAAGATATGCTTTATATGCAATCTACCAGTACCAATAGTGGTAACTATACATTGATTGTAACGTTTGCTATTGGAACCGACCTTAACTATGCCCAGGTACTGGTGCAAAACCGTGTGCAAGCGGCAATGGCTCAGTTGCCGCAAGCCGTTCAACAACAGGGTGTTGTGGTCCAACAGAAATCCACAGCGATTCTGCAGTTTATTACTTTAACGTCTGAACACGGTGAATATGATGGCCTATTTCTTGACAGTTATGCAGCCATTAACATGCAGGATGAATTGGCAAGATTACCCGGTGTAGGTAACGTAATCATCTTCGGATCCGGCACTTACGCAATGCGTGTCTGGCTTGATCCGAAAAAAATGTTAGCATTTTCGTTGACACCGCGTGATGTGCTTAATGCGATTAGCAATCAAAACAAAGAGGTTTCCGCAGGACAGATTGCCTCTCCTCCAGTTGTCGGTAAACAGTCCTATCAATTTACTGTAAACGTACCGGGACAGCTTGCTAATCCAGATGAGTTTGGCGAAATCATTATTAAAAGCGTGGCATCCCAAGCCGATGAAGACGCTGATGCCAGCAGCAGTGCTCAAGTGGTTCGAATTCGGGATGTAGGTCGGGTTGAACTCGGTTCTTCAAGCTACAGTCAGCTTGCTAAACTTAATGGGAAACCCACTGCTGCTATTGGAATATTTCAGCTTCCTGGGGCTAATGCCCTGCAGGTTGCAGAGGAAGTGCGTAAAACTGTTGCCAAAATGGCAAAGAAATTTCCACCAGGAATGAAGTATTCTATTCCTTTTGACACGACTATCTTCGTAAAAGCATCGGTTAGTGAAGTTTATAAAACACTTTTTGAGGCGGGAATTCTAGTCTTATTGGTAATAGTCGTATTTTTGCAAAATTTCCGAGCCACCTTAGTACCTGCCACCACCGTACCCGTTACCATTATTGGTACTTTTTTCGCAATGTTTTTAATGGGATATTCAATTAACCTGCTGACGTTATTTGCCTTAGTGCTAGCAATCGGTATTGTGGTGGATGACGCGATTGTTATTGTCGAGGGCGTGACCCAGCATATTGAACGAGGTATGGCCCCTAAAGAAGCATCCATTGAAACAATGCGGGAGTTATTTGGTCCTATTATCGGTATCACTCTTGTGCTGATGGCTGTGTTTGTGCCGGCAGGATTTATGCCGGGACTGACTGGATCCATGTATGCGCAGTTTGCTTTGGTTATTGCCGCCACTGCACTTATTAGTGCAATTAATGCGATGACGTTAAAACCAACACAATGTGCTTTGTGGCTTAAACCCATCGATCCTAATAAGCCCAAAAATATTTTTTTCCGAACTTTTGATAGATTTTATAATCCAATAGAAGAGCGTTATGTGCGGTTTATTGGGCGTCTTGTAAATCGCAGTGCAAGTGCTTGTTTGGTAGGTATTATTTTAGTGGCTGTAGCTATCTTTGGTATAACGCGTATTCCTACAGGATTTATTCCTCTTGAAGATCAAGGATATCTTATTCTAAGTGTTCTGCTTCCAGATGGCGCAACACTGGATAGAACTGACAACATTCTTAATCGATTAACCAAGGAAGTTTCTAAAGTAGGTGGTGTTGAAAATGTGATCGCCATCGATGGTATTTCACTATTGGATAATAATTCCAGCCTCGCTAATTCTGGCGTTATTTATATTATTTTTAAAGATTGGAGCGTTCGGGGGAAAGGGGAAGATTTAAGAACACTCTATACCAAGTTCAGTAACATTGCTGCAAATACTACGGATGCTAAAGTGTTAGTAGTCGTTCCACCTCCTATCCAAGGTTTAGGTTTATCCGGTGGTTTCCAAATGCAAATAGAGTTGCAGGATGGTTCTTTTGACTATATTAAATTGCAAAAAGCAACCGATCAGGTAGTGAAATACGGTATGCTGCAACCTCCACTACAAAAATTGATGACGTCATTTCGAGCTGCAGTGCCGCAAGTGTTAGCACCAATCAATCGAGTGAAGGCTGAATCACTTGGGGTAGCGGTAGGTGATGCATTCGATACACTGCAAACCTATTTAGGCTCGTCCTATGTGAACTTATTCACTAAGTTTGGACAGGTCTTCCAGGTCTACGTACAAGCTGATGCGTCTTCACGTATGAGCGTTGAGGATGTACGCAATTATTATGTAAAAAATGCTGCGGGAGACATGGTTCCTTTGGGGACGCTGACTGATATTAATAATACAATTGGTCCTGCTCTTATCTCCCTTTATAATCTATATCCTTCAAGCAGTATTAATGGAATTGCTGCGACAGGCTTCAGTTCAGGACAAGCAATTCAATCTATGGAAGATTTGGCTCATAAACTCTTACCAGCAGGTTTATCGTTTGAATGGACAAGTACTGCTTATCAGGAAAAAGTAGCGGGGAATTTAAGTTATTTTATTTTTGCTCTTTCCCTTGTGTTAGTGTATATGATTTTGGCTGGGCAATATGAAAACTGGTTTACACCCGCAGCAGTTATTCTATGCGTGCCATTAACCTTAATCGGTACGGTATTGGCATTATCCAGCCTGGGTCTCGATAACAATATGTATACACAAATAGGTTTATTGCTATTGATTGCCCTGGCTGCCAAAAACGCTATCTTGATTGTTGAGGTTGCTCGTGAGCAACGGCTACTTCATAATAAATCCGCGATTGAAGCTGCAGTACTCGGTGCAAAAACACGTTTTCGTCCTATTCTTATGACATCCTTTGCCTTTATCATGGGAGTTCTCCCTCTGGTATTTGCGACCGGAGCTGGGGCTAATGCCAGACGCTCCATTGGTATTGCTGTATGCAGCGGTATGCTTGCTTCCACGTGCCTTGCAGTTGTTTTTGTGCCTGCATTTTATGTATTTATCCAAAGCTGGCAGGATAGGAAGCAAAGTAAAAAAGCAAATGCATTAGTAAATAAGAAAGGTAATCAAGACAATACTACATCCGATATATGA
- a CDS encoding DUF6863 domain-containing protein, with the protein MSINRLTLQLLEIFEEELQKREKITYVLADNINVQEHVRLHLDENTAYYARKISSLLIKRPRRENYAQLANWQLLETYRLLNTAHCSVLVKDSTKEKLSKFRTILEEIEPLKGLLAAIDKGIVVSPLVCSGHGSWELEDKFIDMSKFDSTVVLISGLGGTLSNELARDVENDLYKVENVVVVKKDEETVPVKSINPSPTFFSRHTTVKKLPDLCLVDGEKSFPKPRVIEPLTARVLFDLSILKSNKNYFSLSTVLEKLNGKNRTIGWSACTVGFNEKGNRVGDFVGYKWTNQSNFMSKKRRLEEERKLDIEMNKKTKTKEKDEEIVATIPPSFI; encoded by the coding sequence ATGAGTATTAATCGACTTACCTTGCAACTATTAGAGATATTTGAAGAAGAATTACAAAAGCGCGAAAAAATTACTTATGTCTTGGCAGATAATATTAATGTCCAAGAACATGTCCGTTTACATCTGGATGAAAATACAGCCTATTATGCAAGAAAAATTTCAAGTTTACTGATTAAGCGACCTCGTCGTGAAAATTACGCTCAATTGGCAAATTGGCAGTTACTAGAAACTTATCGGTTATTAAATACAGCTCATTGCTCTGTGCTTGTAAAAGACTCTACTAAAGAGAAACTTTCGAAGTTTAGAACAATCCTTGAGGAAATAGAGCCATTAAAGGGGCTATTGGCCGCTATTGATAAGGGAATTGTAGTATCACCGCTGGTTTGTTCTGGTCACGGTAGCTGGGAGCTTGAGGACAAATTTATTGATATGAGTAAATTCGATTCAACTGTTGTACTGATTTCAGGGTTGGGAGGTACTCTTAGCAATGAATTGGCTAGGGATGTAGAAAATGACCTCTATAAAGTCGAAAATGTCGTGGTAGTAAAAAAAGATGAAGAAACTGTTCCTGTGAAATCTATAAATCCTTCCCCTACTTTTTTTAGTCGACACACTACGGTAAAAAAATTACCCGATCTTTGCCTTGTTGATGGTGAAAAAAGCTTCCCTAAACCCCGTGTAATAGAACCACTTACGGCTAGAGTACTGTTTGATTTGAGTATACTCAAATCAAATAAAAATTATTTTTCCCTGTCTACTGTGTTAGAAAAATTGAATGGTAAGAATCGCACAATAGGCTGGAGTGCTTGTACAGTTGGCTTTAATGAAAAAGGAAATAGAGTAGGTGATTTTGTGGGGTACAAATGGACTAATCAATCAAACTTCATGTCCAAAAAAAGAAGATTGGAAGAAGAGAGAAAGCTTGATATTGAAATGAATAAAAAGACTAAAACGAAGGAGAAGGACGAAGAAATAGTGGCTACTATTCCTCCATCTTTTATTTAA